A genomic segment from Lignipirellula cremea encodes:
- a CDS encoding GYF domain-containing protein, with product MSGQWYVNRQGDIRGPLSLAQLQAKAHAGQLTAADSVCRDGMKDWIAASELPALVFPAAIAPSVAPTRSVPTGPPPLPAAAERKTTERPQPVRRTRPLAPWLAVLAVAGLLLAILGLGLMRQRATGPIQQAAPAIASRQTEPTRLTGRLEMANPPSSEPAVNEQTTARTDDARPRSGPISPPPSAPAEEETATEAPASKTLAPLKSRDEPVRPGQATEPVVSAVTADAPQDSQQTPVAALASQSPERVLFVEVDVSRQSKMTVQGLPIAGQSRYRLLSQFDLGPADSQGVRVVTQTVLATRLEACDELSRGALAPSLARLKGQRYTFQLNEANEVSGFAGAAALPESAAVDALGGSGLVLVSAMDDDGFAELAQSAFFPSPARSQVGQQWQRPMHHDWGPLGSWQGETHYEQVAPQNAADTFEFTYHLRYAPPDAAAASGLPFTPTRADFKTLKAGGVIHFDRKLNRVATAVEHFHAQGELVADLLGQSTTLQVEEVQQMQLRLYDQNPWPQAGQEP from the coding sequence TTGTCCGGTCAATGGTACGTCAATCGTCAGGGGGACATCCGCGGCCCGCTATCGCTTGCCCAGCTGCAGGCAAAGGCGCACGCCGGCCAACTGACGGCCGCCGACAGTGTTTGCCGCGACGGCATGAAGGACTGGATCGCCGCCAGCGAATTGCCCGCCCTGGTCTTTCCGGCGGCAATCGCACCATCGGTCGCGCCGACAAGATCCGTACCGACCGGTCCGCCACCGCTCCCTGCGGCTGCAGAACGGAAGACGACGGAGCGACCTCAACCTGTCCGGCGCACCCGTCCCCTGGCGCCCTGGCTGGCGGTCCTGGCTGTGGCCGGGCTGTTGCTGGCGATCCTGGGACTGGGCCTGATGCGCCAGCGAGCGACAGGGCCGATCCAACAGGCGGCGCCGGCGATCGCCTCTCGCCAGACCGAACCGACGCGTTTAACGGGACGGTTGGAAATGGCCAATCCGCCATCTTCAGAACCGGCAGTCAACGAGCAGACGACTGCCAGAACCGACGACGCCCGCCCGCGTTCCGGCCCGATTTCACCGCCGCCGTCCGCCCCGGCCGAGGAAGAAACAGCGACGGAGGCGCCGGCCTCGAAAACGCTGGCGCCTCTGAAATCCCGTGACGAGCCCGTCCGCCCCGGGCAGGCGACGGAGCCTGTCGTATCGGCGGTGACTGCCGACGCGCCGCAGGACAGCCAGCAGACGCCCGTTGCGGCCCTCGCTTCCCAGTCGCCGGAACGGGTGCTGTTTGTCGAGGTCGACGTCTCCCGTCAATCAAAAATGACGGTGCAAGGCTTGCCGATCGCCGGCCAGTCCCGCTATCGCTTGTTATCGCAGTTCGACCTGGGGCCGGCCGATTCGCAGGGAGTACGGGTCGTCACGCAGACCGTATTGGCGACCCGGCTGGAGGCGTGCGACGAGCTGTCACGCGGCGCTTTGGCGCCGTCGCTGGCCCGGCTGAAGGGGCAGCGCTACACGTTCCAGCTGAATGAAGCGAACGAGGTCAGCGGCTTTGCCGGAGCAGCCGCCTTGCCCGAGTCGGCCGCCGTCGACGCATTGGGCGGATCGGGTCTGGTGCTAGTGTCGGCGATGGACGACGACGGCTTTGCCGAGCTGGCCCAGTCCGCTTTTTTCCCGTCGCCCGCGCGATCCCAGGTCGGCCAGCAATGGCAGCGACCGATGCACCATGACTGGGGGCCGCTGGGTTCCTGGCAGGGCGAAACGCACTACGAACAGGTCGCCCCGCAAAACGCGGCCGACACGTTCGAATTCACGTATCACCTGCGATACGCCCCGCCCGACGCGGCTGCAGCCAGCGGCTTGCCGTTTACGCCAACGCGTGCGGACTTCAAAACGCTCAAAGCGGGTGGCGTGATCCACTTCGATCGGAAGCTCAACCGCGTCGCCACGGCAGTCGAACATTTCCACGCCCAGGGCGAACTGGTCGCCGATCTGCTCGGCCAGAGCACCACCCTGCAGGTGGAAGAAGTGCAACAGATGCAGCTGCGACTGTACGACCAGAACCCCTGGCCCCAGGCCGGGCAAGAGCCGTAA